Proteins encoded in a region of the Larimichthys crocea isolate SSNF chromosome XVI, L_crocea_2.0, whole genome shotgun sequence genome:
- the LOC104924918 gene encoding ras-associating and dilute domain-containing protein isoform X1 has protein sequence MLMGHDLNNYLQQFNSSRNTHIDQTGMNQVKLSSEELRSLPPRPPTLPAASPKRRFVKLGRKTSDGSQQSASSTGSSSTGRSAEGVAVRQPSKSRIRRHTNRLSGVFLRVPTSNSGSMALTSGIRSSMSSHSRKGSIISADVLRADDPSELSNQITAPGILKIFGNEICEGAHYKSVLATTHSSAKELVKEALERYGLSKDEAESYVLCDTIGSTGNHRWKTEGFRVVGDNEKPLLLQSLWKPREGLARRFEIQRKRLVEEKTSKDKDTVTAGINAQARKLQKSRSRVTSTFIERTLGRGHKLWRSKSEMDLLDSDTETKQDAHHDKCYKERSESLNQTSVQHYDCPKTSPEQNHIHSPTASSKGAGGSQAKTETLCPSRPRGEREGEESEREETESSDDNTTQYSIHPPHDCPYLLLLQGCSLTQDFVIYLLAGPNIVFGRQSDHEDGSKPDVLLFAPDIIPRHCYFHRYSIGSPTMLCPCQDAVVTRNGEVLRKEVQLNPGDVIGLGQRYLFLFKDPLALAHKDVNNPLPEPSMTAVPWILGSTTSANTMSHSGEMILCNTCIATCTDFQGSSSKLSQNGSLPFLKSPAGHGLTLRYESEDQDRIVKEIVAMGSSSIKDRPPLTAAFLLCLCVEYSSTCRQTSELRRLLLLIANGVQSVIWEHTKELAAVQPEVLDGEGSNPEDLQALSLHDVISGLRPLVVWMSNSLELLQFIQFQLPLILEWRTRNDQGREDGGERGDEENKEVENLALLELRLSCVRSASEETMSVLEEVIMLAFQQCVYYITKVLYPILPDLLDCNPFRENPGLQVTGESARVLGNGGLQVPGEIQHLVEVLTDTWRLLSDCQLHPEISSQLIGYLFYFINASLFNSLMERGSEPGFYQWSRGVRMRANLDLLLDWAHTAGLGELALEHTHTLSSAINLLATPRKNLLQTSWVSLRSDFPALSPAQLNHLLSLYSPASLCRHTWTPSVQEQAAAHETADILESFDTHHPLVLPDGGYQFQLEREVTDSALCRELNKLTEFISTLSDSSELTANDKHKGGVIPTQAKPTKMNILPKTNLESLNTLSVTMVSSQVPVHNHPSPSATSGALPPSPPSPLSPSSFQYLDEFNSCGALLLSQKLRKLELRTREAESVETRRSALDPSCLLTPPNTPHIIEPVDLLKAYQDKWVKGHGETLPWSSDVDAHDEGGLVFECLAALKVDMKSDCPSMTRFDELKEEEEDQEEEEEEEDDHYDDNNDELFSLELERGEKGLGLALVDTRDTSLRVKGIFIRAVVPDSPAARCEKLAPGDRILAVNGVSLLGLDYHSGKELIQSSGDRLRLLVARSDWMAKVIQTEC, from the exons ATGCTGATGGGAcatgatttaaataattatctGCAGCAGTTTAACTCGAGCAGGAACACCCACATCGATCAGACAGGGATGAATCAGGTGAAACTTTCCTCTGAGGAGTTGCGTTCTCTCCCACCGAGACCACCGACCTTACCCGCAGCTTCACCAAAGAGACGGTTTGTCAAGCTGGGAAGGAAGACAAGTGATGGCTCTCAGCA ATCAGCTTCGTCTACCGGCAGTTCATCCACCGGCAGGTCAGCCGAGGGCGTGGCCGTCAGGCAGCCCAGCAAGAGCCGCATCCGTCGGCATACCAACCGCCTCTCAGGTGTCTTCCTCCGCGTCCCCACCTCTAACTCAGGCTCCATGGCACTGACGTCGGGCATCAGGTCCTCAATGTCTAGTCATTCGAGGAAGGGAAGCA TAATCTCCGCAGATGTTTTAAGAGCAGACGACCCATCGGAGCTGTCCAATCAGATAACTGCTCCAGGAATCCTGAAGATATTTGGAAATGAAATCTGTGAGGGAGCTCATTACAAGAGCGTCCTGGCCACCACACACTCAAGTGCAAAGGAGTTAGTCAAAGAGGCCCTCGAACG GTACGGCCTGAGCAAGGATGAGGCCGAGTCCTACGTTCTCTGCGACACCATTGGCTCCACTGGCAATCATCGATGGAAGACCGAAGGGTTCCGAGTCGTGGGCGACAATGAGAAACCCCTCCTCCTGCAGTCACTATGGAAACCCAGAGAAGGCCTGGCGAGACGGTTTGAAATCCAAAGGAAGCGCTTGGTAGAGGAGAAGACATCCAAAGACAAAGACACCGTTACTGCTG GTATCAATGCTCAGGCTCGAAAGCTGCAGAAGAGCCGCTCCAGAGTGACGTCCACCTTCATAGAGAGGACCCTGGGGCGAGGCCACAAACTGTGGAGGAGCAAAAGTGAGATGGACCTCTTAGATTCTGATACAGAGACCAAACAAGATGCACATCATGATAAATGTTATAAAGAGCGAAGCGAGAGCCTGAATCAGACTTCAGTGCAGCATTACGATTGCCCAAAAACAAGCCCAGAACAGAATCACATTCACAGCCCCACAGCTTCCTCCAAAGGGGCCGGCGGGTCGCAGGCCAAAACAGAGACCCTCTGTCCATCGAGGCCGAGGGGCGAGCGGGAAGGAGAGgagtcagagagggaggagacggAGAGCAGCGACGATAACACCACACAGTACTCCATTCACCCTCCTCACGACTGTCcgtacctgctgctgctgcagggctgCAGCCTCACACAG GACTTTGTCATCTACCTACTTGCTGGGCCAAACATTGTTTTCGGTCGTCAAAGTGATCACGAAGACGGTTCAAAGCCCGATGTCCTTCTCTTTGCCCCTGACATCATTCCGAGACACTGCTACTTCCATCGCTACAGCATTGGCAGCCCCACCATGCTCTGTCCTTGTCAGGATGCCGTGGTCACGAGGAATGGCGAAGTACTGAGAAAGGAAGTGCAGCTTAATCCTGGTGATGTCATCGGGTTGGGACAGCgctacctttttcttttcaaggaTCCCTTAGCTTTGGCACACAAG GATGTGAACAATCCTCTTCCTGAGCCCAGCATGACTGCTGTCCCGTGGATCCTGGGTAGCACCACTTCTGCCAATACAATGAGCCATTCTGGAGAAATGATCCTCTGCAACACCTGCATCGCAACCTGCACTGACTTCCAGGGCTCGAGCAGCAAACTGTCTCAAAACGGAAGCcttccctttttaaaatcacCCGCAGGCCATGGCCTGACTCTGAGATATGAGAGTGAGGATCAGGACCGCATCGTCAAGGAGATTGTTGCCATGGGAAGCAGTAGCATCAAAGACAGACCACCACTGACTGCTGCATTTttgctgtgcttgtgtgttgAGTATTCGTCCACATGTCGGCAGACCTCAGAGCTgcgcaggctgctgctgcttattgCAAATGGAGTTCAAAGTGTCATATGG GAGCACACGAAGGAACTAGCTGCAGTCCAGCCTGAAGT TCTAGATGGAGAAGGCTCAAACCCAGAGGATCTCCAGGCTCTCAGCCTGCATGATGTGATCTCAGGACTGCGCCCCCTGGTGGTTTGGATGTCCAACAgtctggagctgctgcagtttaTCCAGTTCCAGCTGCCTCTTATTCTGGAGTGGAGAACCCGAAATGACCAGGGacgggaggatggaggagaaagGGGCGACGAGGAGAACAAGGAGGTGGAGAACTTGG CCCTGTTGGAGCTCCGTCTGTCCTGTGTCCGTTCAGCCAGTGAGGAGACCATGTCAGTCCTGGAGGAGGTCATCATGCTCGCCTTCCAGCAGTGTGTCTACTACATTACCAAG GTCCTCTACCCCATCCTTCCGGACCTTCTGGACTGCAACCCATTCAGGGAGAATCCTGGGCTGCAGGTGACTGGCGAAAGTGCTCGGGTCCTGGGTAACGGTGGACTGCAGGTCCCTGGTGAGATACAGCACCTTGTGGAGGTTCTCACCGACACCTGGAGActactgtcagactgtcagcTCCACCCAGAGATTTCCTCACAGCTGATTGGTTACCTCTTCTACTTCATCAACGCATCACTCTTCAACTCACTCATGGAGAGAG GCTCAGAGCCAGGTTTCTACCAGTGGTCCAGAGGCGTACGCATGCGCGCCAACCTAGACTTGCTCCTGGACTGGGCCCACACAGCTGGACTGGGAGAACTGGCcttggagcacacacacacactctcatcagCTATCAATCTGCTGGCTACTCCTAGAAAGAATTTActgcag acatcTTGGGTGTCCCTGCGGTCTGACTTCCCTGCCCTGAGTCCGGCCCAGCTGAACCACCTGCTGAGTCTTTACAGCCCGGCGTCTCTGTGCAGACACACCTGGACTCCATCTGTTCAAGAGCAGGCTGCAGCACACGAAACTG CTGATATCCTGGAGAGTTTTGACACCCACCACCCTCTGGTGTTGCCAGATGGGGGTTACCAGTTCCAGCTGGAAAGGGAGGTAACAGATTCGGCCCTGTGCAGAGAGTTGAACAAGCTGACAGAGTTCATTTCCACACTTTCAGACTCCAGTGAGCTCACAGCTAACGACAAGCACAAG GGTGGTGTCATTCCCACACAGGCTAAACCCACTAAGATGAACATCCTTCCAAAAACCAATCTGGAAAGCTTGAACACATTATCTGTTACGATGGTCTCATCTCAGGTTCCTGTCCATAACCACCCATCTCCTTCTGCTACCTCTGGCGCCTTACCTCCATCACCCCCATCACCACTCTCCCCTTCCTCCTTTCAGTACCTGGATGAGTTCAACTCCTGTGGTGCCCTCCTTTTGTCTCAGAAGCTAAGAAAGCTAGAGCTGCGGACCAGAGAGGCCGAGAGCGTTGAGACGAGGAGGTCAGCTCTGGACCCGTCCTGTCTCCTCACCCCACCCAACACACCTCACATCATAGAACCTGTTGATCTGTTGAAGGCATATCAAGATAAATGGGTGAAGGGTCACGGCGAGACACTTCCCTGGTCCTCTGATGTAGATGCACACGATGAAG GTGGATTAGTGTTTGAATGTCTGGCTGCACTGAAAGTAGACATGAAATCAGATTGCCCCAGTATGACAAGATTTGATGAactcaaagaagaagaggaggatcaggaggaggaagaggaggaggaggatgaccATTATGATGACAATAATGATGAGCTTTTTAGCTTAGAGCTTGAGCGAGGTGAAAAAGGACTTGGTCTCGCTCTGGTTGATACAAGG GACACTTCCTTGAGGGTGAAAGGCATCTTTATCCGTGCAGTGGTCCCTGACTCTCCTGCAGCCCGGTGTGAGAAGCTGGCACCAGGAGACAGGATCCTGGCGGTTAACGGAGTCAGTCTGCTTGGCCTGGACTACCACAG TGGGAAGGAGCTGATCCAGTCATCAGGTGACAGACTGAGGTTACTGGTGGCCAGATCTGATTGGATGGCTAAGGTTATACAGACTGAATGCTGA
- the LOC104924918 gene encoding ras-associating and dilute domain-containing protein isoform X2, translating into MLMGHDLNNYLQQFNSSRNTHIDQTGMNQVKLSSEELRSLPPRPPTLPAASPKRRFVKLGRKTSDGSQQSASSTGSSSTGRSAEGVAVRQPSKSRIRRHTNRLSGVFLRVPTSNSGSMALTSGIRSSMSSHSRKGSIISADVLRADDPSELSNQITAPGILKIFGNEICEGAHYKSVLATTHSSAKELVKEALERYGLSKDEAESYVLCDTIGSTGNHRWKTEGFRVVGDNEKPLLLQSLWKPREGLARRFEIQRKRLVEEKTSKDKDTVTAGINAQARKLQKSRSRVTSTFIERTLGRGHKLWRSKSEMDLLDSDTETKQDAHHDKCYKERSESLNQTSVQHYDCPKTSPEQNHIHSPTASSKGAGGSQAKTETLCPSRPRGEREGEESEREETESSDDNTTQYSIHPPHDCPYLLLLQGCSLTQDFVIYLLAGPNIVFGRQSDHEDGSKPDVLLFAPDIIPRHCYFHRYSIGSPTMLCPCQDAVVTRNGEVLRKEVQLNPGDVIGLGQRYLFLFKDPLALAHKDVNNPLPEPSMTAVPWILGSTTSANTMSHSGEMILCNTCIATCTDFQGSSSKLSQNGSLPFLKSPAGHGLTLRYESEDQDRIVKEIVAMGSSSIKDRPPLTAAFLLCLCVEYSSTCRQTSELRRLLLLIANGVQSVIWEHTKELAAVQPEVLDGEGSNPEDLQALSLHDVISGLRPLVVWMSNSLELLQFIQFQLPLILEWRTRNDQGREDGGERGDEENKEVENLALLELRLSCVRSASEETMSVLEEVIMLAFQQCVYYITKVLYPILPDLLDCNPFRENPGLQVTGESARVLGNGGLQVPGEIQHLVEVLTDTWRLLSDCQLHPEISSQLIGYLFYFINASLFNSLMERGSEPGFYQWSRGVRMRANLDLLLDWAHTAGLGELALEHTHTLSSAINLLATPRKNLLQTSWVSLRSDFPALSPAQLNHLLSLYSPASLCRHTWTPSVQEQAAAHETADILESFDTHHPLVLPDGGYQFQLEREVTDSALCRELNKLTEFISTLSDSSELTANDKHKGGVIPTQAKPTKMNILPKTNLESLNTLSVTMVSSQYLDEFNSCGALLLSQKLRKLELRTREAESVETRRSALDPSCLLTPPNTPHIIEPVDLLKAYQDKWVKGHGETLPWSSDVDAHDEGGLVFECLAALKVDMKSDCPSMTRFDELKEEEEDQEEEEEEEDDHYDDNNDELFSLELERGEKGLGLALVDTRDTSLRVKGIFIRAVVPDSPAARCEKLAPGDRILAVNGVSLLGLDYHSGKELIQSSGDRLRLLVARSDWMAKVIQTEC; encoded by the exons ATGCTGATGGGAcatgatttaaataattatctGCAGCAGTTTAACTCGAGCAGGAACACCCACATCGATCAGACAGGGATGAATCAGGTGAAACTTTCCTCTGAGGAGTTGCGTTCTCTCCCACCGAGACCACCGACCTTACCCGCAGCTTCACCAAAGAGACGGTTTGTCAAGCTGGGAAGGAAGACAAGTGATGGCTCTCAGCA ATCAGCTTCGTCTACCGGCAGTTCATCCACCGGCAGGTCAGCCGAGGGCGTGGCCGTCAGGCAGCCCAGCAAGAGCCGCATCCGTCGGCATACCAACCGCCTCTCAGGTGTCTTCCTCCGCGTCCCCACCTCTAACTCAGGCTCCATGGCACTGACGTCGGGCATCAGGTCCTCAATGTCTAGTCATTCGAGGAAGGGAAGCA TAATCTCCGCAGATGTTTTAAGAGCAGACGACCCATCGGAGCTGTCCAATCAGATAACTGCTCCAGGAATCCTGAAGATATTTGGAAATGAAATCTGTGAGGGAGCTCATTACAAGAGCGTCCTGGCCACCACACACTCAAGTGCAAAGGAGTTAGTCAAAGAGGCCCTCGAACG GTACGGCCTGAGCAAGGATGAGGCCGAGTCCTACGTTCTCTGCGACACCATTGGCTCCACTGGCAATCATCGATGGAAGACCGAAGGGTTCCGAGTCGTGGGCGACAATGAGAAACCCCTCCTCCTGCAGTCACTATGGAAACCCAGAGAAGGCCTGGCGAGACGGTTTGAAATCCAAAGGAAGCGCTTGGTAGAGGAGAAGACATCCAAAGACAAAGACACCGTTACTGCTG GTATCAATGCTCAGGCTCGAAAGCTGCAGAAGAGCCGCTCCAGAGTGACGTCCACCTTCATAGAGAGGACCCTGGGGCGAGGCCACAAACTGTGGAGGAGCAAAAGTGAGATGGACCTCTTAGATTCTGATACAGAGACCAAACAAGATGCACATCATGATAAATGTTATAAAGAGCGAAGCGAGAGCCTGAATCAGACTTCAGTGCAGCATTACGATTGCCCAAAAACAAGCCCAGAACAGAATCACATTCACAGCCCCACAGCTTCCTCCAAAGGGGCCGGCGGGTCGCAGGCCAAAACAGAGACCCTCTGTCCATCGAGGCCGAGGGGCGAGCGGGAAGGAGAGgagtcagagagggaggagacggAGAGCAGCGACGATAACACCACACAGTACTCCATTCACCCTCCTCACGACTGTCcgtacctgctgctgctgcagggctgCAGCCTCACACAG GACTTTGTCATCTACCTACTTGCTGGGCCAAACATTGTTTTCGGTCGTCAAAGTGATCACGAAGACGGTTCAAAGCCCGATGTCCTTCTCTTTGCCCCTGACATCATTCCGAGACACTGCTACTTCCATCGCTACAGCATTGGCAGCCCCACCATGCTCTGTCCTTGTCAGGATGCCGTGGTCACGAGGAATGGCGAAGTACTGAGAAAGGAAGTGCAGCTTAATCCTGGTGATGTCATCGGGTTGGGACAGCgctacctttttcttttcaaggaTCCCTTAGCTTTGGCACACAAG GATGTGAACAATCCTCTTCCTGAGCCCAGCATGACTGCTGTCCCGTGGATCCTGGGTAGCACCACTTCTGCCAATACAATGAGCCATTCTGGAGAAATGATCCTCTGCAACACCTGCATCGCAACCTGCACTGACTTCCAGGGCTCGAGCAGCAAACTGTCTCAAAACGGAAGCcttccctttttaaaatcacCCGCAGGCCATGGCCTGACTCTGAGATATGAGAGTGAGGATCAGGACCGCATCGTCAAGGAGATTGTTGCCATGGGAAGCAGTAGCATCAAAGACAGACCACCACTGACTGCTGCATTTttgctgtgcttgtgtgttgAGTATTCGTCCACATGTCGGCAGACCTCAGAGCTgcgcaggctgctgctgcttattgCAAATGGAGTTCAAAGTGTCATATGG GAGCACACGAAGGAACTAGCTGCAGTCCAGCCTGAAGT TCTAGATGGAGAAGGCTCAAACCCAGAGGATCTCCAGGCTCTCAGCCTGCATGATGTGATCTCAGGACTGCGCCCCCTGGTGGTTTGGATGTCCAACAgtctggagctgctgcagtttaTCCAGTTCCAGCTGCCTCTTATTCTGGAGTGGAGAACCCGAAATGACCAGGGacgggaggatggaggagaaagGGGCGACGAGGAGAACAAGGAGGTGGAGAACTTGG CCCTGTTGGAGCTCCGTCTGTCCTGTGTCCGTTCAGCCAGTGAGGAGACCATGTCAGTCCTGGAGGAGGTCATCATGCTCGCCTTCCAGCAGTGTGTCTACTACATTACCAAG GTCCTCTACCCCATCCTTCCGGACCTTCTGGACTGCAACCCATTCAGGGAGAATCCTGGGCTGCAGGTGACTGGCGAAAGTGCTCGGGTCCTGGGTAACGGTGGACTGCAGGTCCCTGGTGAGATACAGCACCTTGTGGAGGTTCTCACCGACACCTGGAGActactgtcagactgtcagcTCCACCCAGAGATTTCCTCACAGCTGATTGGTTACCTCTTCTACTTCATCAACGCATCACTCTTCAACTCACTCATGGAGAGAG GCTCAGAGCCAGGTTTCTACCAGTGGTCCAGAGGCGTACGCATGCGCGCCAACCTAGACTTGCTCCTGGACTGGGCCCACACAGCTGGACTGGGAGAACTGGCcttggagcacacacacacactctcatcagCTATCAATCTGCTGGCTACTCCTAGAAAGAATTTActgcag acatcTTGGGTGTCCCTGCGGTCTGACTTCCCTGCCCTGAGTCCGGCCCAGCTGAACCACCTGCTGAGTCTTTACAGCCCGGCGTCTCTGTGCAGACACACCTGGACTCCATCTGTTCAAGAGCAGGCTGCAGCACACGAAACTG CTGATATCCTGGAGAGTTTTGACACCCACCACCCTCTGGTGTTGCCAGATGGGGGTTACCAGTTCCAGCTGGAAAGGGAGGTAACAGATTCGGCCCTGTGCAGAGAGTTGAACAAGCTGACAGAGTTCATTTCCACACTTTCAGACTCCAGTGAGCTCACAGCTAACGACAAGCACAAG GGTGGTGTCATTCCCACACAGGCTAAACCCACTAAGATGAACATCCTTCCAAAAACCAATCTGGAAAGCTTGAACACATTATCTGTTACGATGGTCTCATCTCAG TACCTGGATGAGTTCAACTCCTGTGGTGCCCTCCTTTTGTCTCAGAAGCTAAGAAAGCTAGAGCTGCGGACCAGAGAGGCCGAGAGCGTTGAGACGAGGAGGTCAGCTCTGGACCCGTCCTGTCTCCTCACCCCACCCAACACACCTCACATCATAGAACCTGTTGATCTGTTGAAGGCATATCAAGATAAATGGGTGAAGGGTCACGGCGAGACACTTCCCTGGTCCTCTGATGTAGATGCACACGATGAAG GTGGATTAGTGTTTGAATGTCTGGCTGCACTGAAAGTAGACATGAAATCAGATTGCCCCAGTATGACAAGATTTGATGAactcaaagaagaagaggaggatcaggaggaggaagaggaggaggaggatgaccATTATGATGACAATAATGATGAGCTTTTTAGCTTAGAGCTTGAGCGAGGTGAAAAAGGACTTGGTCTCGCTCTGGTTGATACAAGG GACACTTCCTTGAGGGTGAAAGGCATCTTTATCCGTGCAGTGGTCCCTGACTCTCCTGCAGCCCGGTGTGAGAAGCTGGCACCAGGAGACAGGATCCTGGCGGTTAACGGAGTCAGTCTGCTTGGCCTGGACTACCACAG TGGGAAGGAGCTGATCCAGTCATCAGGTGACAGACTGAGGTTACTGGTGGCCAGATCTGATTGGATGGCTAAGGTTATACAGACTGAATGCTGA